In Fluviicola taffensis DSM 16823, the following are encoded in one genomic region:
- a CDS encoding IS1182 family transposase, with protein sequence MKFIQGKDRNQTEFFCLDQAVSEDNEVRLIDLFVGAIKLSDYGFDMSFIENGRPAYHPADLLKLFIYGYLNRVRSSRQLEKECKRNIELMWLMKGLAPDHNTIANFRKDNPRAIRKVFHATVSLAKNFELIGGKLLAGDGTKLRAQNSKKNNFNEKKIERHIAYIDDKLNEYSAILASEDNDLTAEKKQEINAKIDKHKQYKNKYEAYKKQLDETGQVQISTSDPDSRQMIVRNNITEVAYNVQSTVDAKHNIPIDFKVTNKNDSKAMGAMARRAKTILGKSDFTILFDKGYHTGTEFDYAHKQGVEVLVAFPDVASHAPDISFDVEHFNYNKERDEYTCPAGELLTTNGRWYNKASGKTINRVKHYKTKACLTCSLFEKCTRNKTGRFIERSEHMDLIDANKKRLQRNMETYRKRQAIVEHPFGVIKRQWDFYYVMTKKTMKHATADVGLIFTCYNLRRIFNLLDQNTLKNFLRELGFLFLILSSHFKTICEDFKERIYSETFCETSYTALLKQVYLSKKQIV encoded by the coding sequence ATGAAATTCATTCAAGGAAAAGATCGAAATCAGACAGAGTTTTTCTGTTTAGATCAAGCGGTTTCAGAAGACAATGAAGTGCGATTAATCGATTTGTTTGTTGGAGCCATAAAGCTTTCAGATTATGGTTTCGATATGTCGTTTATAGAGAACGGTCGGCCAGCTTACCACCCCGCTGATTTATTGAAACTCTTTATTTATGGGTATTTGAACCGTGTTCGTTCATCCCGACAATTGGAAAAGGAATGCAAACGTAATATTGAACTGATGTGGCTCATGAAAGGTTTGGCGCCCGACCACAATACGATTGCCAATTTTAGAAAAGATAACCCAAGAGCTATCCGAAAAGTGTTTCATGCAACGGTTTCGCTTGCCAAAAACTTTGAATTGATTGGTGGAAAATTACTGGCTGGTGATGGAACCAAGTTGCGTGCACAGAACTCGAAGAAAAACAACTTTAACGAAAAGAAAATTGAGCGTCATATTGCTTATATTGACGACAAACTCAATGAATACAGTGCTATCCTGGCAAGTGAAGACAATGATTTAACAGCGGAGAAAAAGCAGGAAATCAACGCTAAAATCGATAAGCACAAGCAGTACAAGAACAAATACGAAGCATATAAAAAGCAACTCGACGAAACTGGACAAGTACAAATTTCAACTTCCGATCCCGACAGCAGACAAATGATTGTGCGCAATAACATAACTGAGGTGGCATATAATGTTCAATCGACCGTTGATGCAAAACACAACATTCCAATTGATTTTAAGGTCACCAATAAAAACGATTCAAAAGCCATGGGTGCAATGGCTCGCAGGGCTAAAACCATTCTTGGAAAATCAGATTTCACAATACTTTTCGATAAAGGCTATCATACTGGAACCGAATTCGATTACGCACACAAACAAGGGGTAGAAGTATTGGTAGCTTTCCCTGATGTTGCTTCACATGCTCCAGATATTTCCTTTGATGTAGAACATTTCAACTACAATAAGGAGCGCGATGAATATACCTGTCCAGCTGGAGAGTTGCTCACCACAAACGGTCGTTGGTACAACAAGGCAAGCGGGAAAACGATCAACCGCGTAAAACACTATAAAACAAAAGCTTGTTTGACATGCAGTCTTTTTGAAAAATGCACACGCAATAAAACGGGGCGTTTCATCGAGCGTTCGGAACACATGGATTTAATTGACGCAAACAAAAAACGACTTCAACGAAACATGGAAACTTACCGCAAACGACAAGCAATCGTGGAACATCCGTTCGGTGTCATAAAGCGTCAATGGGATTTTTATTATGTGATGACTAAAAAGACAATGAAACATGCAACTGCAGATGTTGGATTGATTTTTACCTGCTACAATTTGCGTCGAATATTCAATTTACTTGACCAAAATACACTCAAAAATTTCTTAAGAGAACTTGGTTTTCTATTTTTGATTCTGAGCAGCCATTTCAAGACGATTTGCGAAGATTTTAAAGAAAGGATTTACTCCGAAACATTTTGTGAAACAAGTTATACAGCGCTCTTAAAACAGGTATATTTATCCAAAAAACAGATTGTTTAG
- a CDS encoding class I SAM-dependent methyltransferase, with the protein MDNTNRKNHWETVYETKNPDQVSWTQEIPKTSLDFISSFGITKDAKIIDIGGGDSKLVDYLLDKGFENITVLDISEKALEKAKKRLGDKAKKVNWVVSDITEFEPNTTFDIWHDRATFHFLTTPEQVAKYMEIARKSVIGFMTIGTFSENGPTKCSGLQIKQYTEKTLTKELENGFDKIRCITEDHKTPFSTLQNFLFCSFKRHYEIKRQTN; encoded by the coding sequence ATGGACAATACAAATAGAAAAAATCATTGGGAAACAGTTTATGAAACTAAAAACCCAGACCAAGTAAGTTGGACACAAGAAATTCCTAAAACTTCGCTTGACTTCATTTCATCTTTTGGAATAACAAAAGATGCTAAAATTATTGATATTGGTGGTGGCGACAGCAAACTTGTGGATTATTTGCTTGACAAAGGTTTTGAAAATATAACAGTTTTGGATATTTCTGAAAAAGCACTTGAAAAAGCAAAAAAACGCTTGGGCGACAAAGCCAAAAAAGTAAATTGGGTTGTTAGCGACATAACAGAATTTGAACCAAATACGACTTTTGACATTTGGCACGACAGAGCAACTTTTCACTTTTTGACAACGCCTGAACAAGTTGCAAAATATATGGAAATAGCAAGAAAATCTGTAATAGGTTTTATGACAATCGGAACTTTTTCGGAAAATGGACCGACAAAATGTAGCGGACTTCAAATTAAACAATACACAGAAAAAACTTTGACAAAAGAACTTGAAAACGGTTTTGACAAAATTCGTTGCATAACAGAAGATCATAAAACACCATTTAGCACGCTGCAAAATTTTCTATTTTGTAGCTTTAAACGACACTATGAAATTAAACGACAGACAAATTGA
- a CDS encoding DEAD/DEAH box helicase yields MPNLVHVTYDQTGKSKSTNALGMREMQEKAYEGRTAQYLLLKAPPASGKSRALMFIALDKLKNQGIKKVIVAVPEKSIGASFGATELKKYGFFADWNPNPKYNLCAPGEEKSKVTAFLNFLESEEQILVCTHATLRFAFDGLDVKKLNETLVAIDEFHHVSAEGDNILGQVLKSIMHNSTAHIVAMTGSYFRGDNVPVLMPEDEAKFTKVTYSYYQQLNGYEYLKSLGIGYHFYTGRYFKKNPETGISALAEIVDENQKTIIHIPSVNSAESSKEKYEEVNHIIDVLGELEFQDEKTGVLHIKSHLTGKTLKVADLVNDNPKSRDKISAYLREVKSADDIDIIIALGMAKEGFDWPYCQHALTIGYRGSLTEIIQIIGRATRDSNNKIHAQFTNLIAQPDAQDDDVKLSVNNMLKAITASLLMEQVLAPNFKFKLKKDEDDENEEEDNTIKIRGFKLPTSQRAKDIIDTDLNDLKAKLLQDPQMLKAMPGNVEPEVINTVLIPKIIREIYPDLSDDDVEAVRQHVVVDSVIKNSTIEEQGDKKFIRMAGSFVNIDDIHIDLIDRINPFQKAFEILSKSVTTQVLKLIDEHIQSTKIEMTEEEAILLWPKIKEWVKNNNGEQPNIQAFDHKEKRMAEALVFLRELKRKKALENG; encoded by the coding sequence ATGCCAAATTTAGTACACGTAACATACGACCAAACAGGGAAAAGCAAAAGCACCAATGCGTTGGGGATGCGAGAAATGCAGGAGAAAGCTTATGAAGGCAGAACTGCCCAATATTTATTACTAAAAGCACCGCCAGCATCAGGGAAATCAAGGGCTTTAATGTTTATTGCTTTGGATAAATTAAAAAATCAAGGCATAAAAAAGGTAATTGTTGCCGTTCCTGAAAAATCAATTGGAGCATCTTTTGGGGCAACAGAACTTAAGAAGTATGGCTTTTTTGCCGATTGGAATCCAAATCCAAAATACAATCTCTGTGCACCGGGAGAAGAAAAAAGTAAAGTAACGGCATTTTTAAACTTTTTGGAATCTGAGGAACAAATTTTGGTTTGCACACACGCTACATTACGTTTTGCATTTGATGGTTTGGACGTAAAAAAGTTGAATGAAACTTTAGTTGCCATTGATGAATTTCACCACGTTTCAGCCGAAGGCGATAATATTTTAGGTCAGGTTTTGAAAAGCATAATGCACAATTCTACCGCTCATATTGTGGCTATGACGGGATCTTATTTCAGAGGAGATAATGTGCCTGTTTTAATGCCAGAAGACGAAGCGAAATTTACTAAAGTAACCTATTCTTATTACCAACAATTAAACGGCTATGAGTACCTTAAATCGTTGGGCATTGGTTATCATTTTTATACAGGTAGGTATTTTAAAAAAAATCCTGAAACAGGAATTTCTGCTTTGGCTGAAATAGTGGACGAAAATCAAAAAACAATTATTCACATACCGAGCGTAAACTCTGCTGAATCTTCAAAAGAAAAATACGAAGAAGTCAATCATATCATTGATGTTTTGGGTGAATTAGAATTTCAAGATGAAAAAACAGGCGTTTTGCATATTAAAAGCCACCTTACGGGCAAGACGTTGAAAGTTGCCGATTTGGTAAATGACAACCCAAAATCAAGGGATAAAATAAGTGCGTATTTACGTGAAGTAAAATCGGCAGATGATATTGATATAATCATTGCTTTAGGAATGGCAAAAGAAGGCTTTGATTGGCCCTATTGCCAACACGCTTTAACCATAGGTTATAGAGGTTCACTAACTGAGATTATACAAATTATTGGAAGAGCAACACGAGACAGCAACAATAAAATTCACGCACAATTCACAAACCTAATTGCTCAACCTGATGCACAAGATGATGATGTGAAACTTTCTGTAAACAATATGCTAAAAGCCATTACCGCATCATTACTAATGGAACAAGTATTGGCTCCAAACTTCAAATTCAAACTGAAAAAAGATGAAGATGATGAGAACGAAGAAGAAGACAATACAATTAAAATAAGAGGTTTCAAATTACCCACTTCTCAAAGAGCCAAAGACATAATTGATACAGATTTGAATGATCTAAAGGCAAAATTATTGCAAGACCCTCAAATGCTTAAAGCAATGCCGGGAAATGTTGAGCCGGAGGTTATCAATACGGTTTTAATTCCTAAAATCATCCGAGAAATATATCCCGATTTGAGTGATGATGATGTAGAAGCAGTTAGACAACACGTAGTAGTCGATTCTGTTATAAAAAACAGTACCATTGAAGAACAAGGCGACAAAAAGTTTATAAGAATGGCAGGCAGTTTTGTAAACATTGATGACATCCATATTGACCTAATTGATAGAATAAATCCGTTTCAAAAAGCGTTCGAAATTTTATCAAAATCGGTAACAACCCAAGTTTTAAAACTAATTGACGAGCATATTCAATCGACCAAAATTGAAATGACCGAAGAAGAAGCGATTTTGTTATGGCCAAAAATTAAAGAATGGGTAAAAAACAACAATGGAGAGCAACCGAACATTCAAGCATTTGACCACAAGGAAAAGAGAATGGCGGAAGCATTAGTGTTTTTAAGAGAATTGAAACGTAAAAAAGCACTAGAAAATGGCTAA
- a CDS encoding mechanosensitive ion channel domain-containing protein, with protein sequence MEAYKIQIIESIIALLIFLISKFTLRYFVKLKILKSFFKNSEKKDVLKLINLILAVIFVIIIVAIWSVKQENILIVASSLLTVLGVSLFAEMSILSNITACLILFFQHPIKVGDTVAITHEGKDIEGELIDITYFFAFIKTPNSGTLTIPNALFLKSSFRILEKSSKSEY encoded by the coding sequence ATGGAAGCGTACAAAATTCAAATTATTGAAAGCATAATTGCTTTGTTAATCTTCTTAATTTCAAAGTTCACACTAAGGTATTTTGTAAAACTTAAAATTTTGAAATCCTTTTTTAAAAATTCAGAAAAAAAGGATGTTTTAAAATTAATTAATCTCATACTAGCCGTTATATTTGTAATAATAATAGTAGCTATTTGGAGTGTAAAACAGGAAAATATATTAATTGTAGCTAGTTCTCTTTTAACTGTGTTGGGGGTTTCCCTTTTTGCAGAAATGTCTATACTTTCAAATATTACTGCTTGCCTGATACTTTTTTTTCAGCATCCTATAAAAGTTGGTGACACTGTTGCTATAACACACGAAGGAAAGGACATTGAGGGTGAGTTGATTGATATTACTTACTTTTTTGCATTCATAAAAACTCCTAATAGCGGCACTTTAACAATACCTAATGCTTTGTTTCTAAAAAGTTCATTTCGAATACTTGAAAAATCTTCAAAATCAGAGTATTAA
- a CDS encoding IS110 family transposase, translating to MEEKKISLEVVNPNAAGIDIGSRSHWVAVGQNAEDVKEFGVYSQDQMDLCEWLKAKNVNSIALESTGTYWQNLFSTLVGQGFDVILVNGRQTKNIKGKKTDIKDCQWIQKLHSLGLLSASFLPDSDTDTVRTYSRHRLNLLNRSASCVKRIQKYLRLMNMRLEVVVRDIVGLTGTSIIEAFVNGEYNGTELAKLRHGNCRKSEDEIARALQYNNRQDYLFALKQEWETYKYIQKQIQQTDLEINDLLKHIVDKNDNKKQHYIEKKSTSEKIKMV from the coding sequence ATGGAAGAAAAGAAAATTTCGTTGGAGGTGGTAAATCCCAATGCAGCAGGAATCGACATTGGTAGCAGAAGTCATTGGGTTGCTGTGGGACAGAATGCCGAAGATGTGAAGGAATTTGGTGTTTACAGTCAGGATCAAATGGATTTATGCGAGTGGTTAAAAGCCAAAAATGTAAATTCAATTGCCTTGGAAAGTACCGGTACCTATTGGCAAAATCTGTTTTCAACATTGGTTGGTCAAGGATTTGATGTCATTTTAGTTAATGGTCGACAAACTAAAAACATTAAAGGAAAAAAGACGGATATCAAGGATTGTCAATGGATACAAAAGCTACACTCGCTTGGACTTCTTTCTGCAAGTTTTTTACCTGATTCTGATACAGATACAGTAAGAACTTATTCAAGGCATCGACTTAATCTGTTAAACAGAAGTGCATCTTGTGTAAAGCGCATACAAAAGTACCTTCGCTTGATGAATATGAGGTTGGAAGTTGTTGTGAGGGATATTGTTGGACTCACAGGCACAAGTATTATTGAGGCATTTGTAAATGGTGAATATAATGGAACTGAATTAGCAAAATTAAGACACGGAAATTGCCGAAAATCAGAAGATGAAATCGCCAGAGCATTGCAATACAATAATAGACAAGATTACCTATTCGCACTTAAGCAAGAGTGGGAGACTTACAAGTACATTCAAAAACAAATACAACAAACCGACCTTGAAATCAATGATTTGCTTAAACACATAGTCGACAAGAATGACAACAAAAAGCAACACTACATTGAAAAAAAAAGCACAAGCGAAAAAATAAAAATGGTCTGA
- a CDS encoding GIY-YIG nuclease family protein — protein MAKKKLTIDDIFNDDDFGLLDSKAKTSTVKSDEDRLIDSFEEINAFFDKNNREPNKSSMSEYGLMAKLKNFRENEAQKKILKPFDRHNLLGYVEMEKQTIDDILNDDDLGLLDADKDLDIFKFKHTPRPEERAEADFVAQRKPLKEKEFEKYEVMFQKVHKEIKEGKRKILPFTNIEKNLHVGDFYIMDGLLLYLESANLKKEEWEQKSGNRVRIEGRTRTIFENGTYSNMLYRSLGKQIQKNGKLITNTYEKIEQDLFVNTGLVKEEDIQSGWIYVLKSKSTNSQIANIKDLYKVGFASNSVDERIKNARYEATYLFADVQKVATYKIYNRNADKLEGLLHRFFANACLDIDLFNEKGQRLNPREWFVVPFDVIEETIQLILNENIVNYEYDPLTKKIKLK, from the coding sequence ATGGCTAAGAAGAAACTAACAATAGACGATATTTTCAATGATGACGATTTTGGATTGTTAGATTCAAAAGCCAAAACTTCAACTGTAAAATCAGATGAGGACAGACTTATTGATTCGTTTGAAGAGATAAACGCTTTCTTTGATAAAAATAATAGAGAGCCAAATAAGTCGAGTATGTCTGAATATGGGTTGATGGCAAAACTGAAAAATTTCAGAGAAAATGAAGCTCAAAAGAAAATTCTAAAACCATTCGACAGGCACAACCTTTTGGGTTATGTGGAAATGGAAAAACAAACCATTGACGACATTTTAAATGATGATGATTTAGGTTTGTTAGATGCTGATAAAGATTTAGATATTTTCAAATTCAAACATACACCAAGACCAGAGGAAAGAGCCGAAGCAGATTTTGTTGCACAACGGAAACCGCTAAAAGAAAAGGAGTTTGAGAAATATGAAGTAATGTTTCAAAAAGTGCATAAAGAAATTAAAGAGGGTAAAAGAAAGATTTTGCCATTTACGAACATTGAAAAAAACTTACACGTTGGCGACTTTTACATAATGGATGGCTTACTGCTCTATTTAGAATCAGCGAATTTGAAAAAAGAAGAATGGGAGCAAAAGTCAGGCAATAGAGTAAGGATTGAAGGTAGAACAAGAACCATTTTTGAAAACGGTACATACAGTAATATGCTCTATCGCTCACTTGGTAAGCAAATCCAAAAAAACGGAAAATTAATTACCAATACTTATGAGAAAATAGAACAAGATTTGTTTGTGAACACAGGTCTTGTAAAGGAAGAAGATATACAATCAGGTTGGATTTACGTATTGAAATCAAAATCAACCAACTCACAAATTGCGAATATTAAAGACCTATACAAAGTTGGTTTTGCAAGTAATTCCGTAGATGAAAGAATAAAAAATGCTCGATACGAAGCGACCTATCTGTTTGCAGACGTTCAAAAAGTAGCGACCTATAAAATTTACAACAGAAATGCCGACAAATTAGAAGGTCTTTTACATAGATTTTTTGCCAATGCTTGTTTAGACATTGACTTGTTTAATGAAAAAGGACAAAGACTAAATCCGAGAGAATGGTTTGTAGTCCCTTTTGACGTAATTGAAGAAACAATCCAGTTGATTTTAAATGAAAATATTGTGAATTACGAATACGACCCATTGACAAAAAAAATAAAATTGAAATAG
- a CDS encoding transposase: MNLLAYQYFEGIDLMAIEGINEGLIIAIISEIGLEGIRKFPSSKQFTAWLRLAPNNKISGGKVLSHHIPKGSSRLKIAFRNTANAIGNLKEGWLVDFFKRINYKKGRATAVTALARKLAVIVWNMLVKGQAYNPPTEYLFLDEKRKLKLVARVKKQINKFELTREELGFVTN; encoded by the coding sequence TTGAATTTACTTGCATACCAATACTTCGAAGGGATTGATTTGATGGCTATTGAAGGTATCAATGAAGGACTTATAATAGCAATAATCAGTGAGATAGGATTGGAAGGAATACGGAAATTTCCGTCATCCAAACAATTTACAGCATGGCTCAGGCTAGCACCAAACAACAAAATCAGCGGTGGAAAAGTACTTTCACATCACATCCCCAAAGGTAGTTCGAGACTAAAAATTGCATTCAGAAATACTGCAAATGCAATCGGAAATTTAAAAGAAGGTTGGCTCGTAGATTTCTTCAAAAGAATAAACTACAAAAAAGGACGTGCAACAGCGGTCACTGCACTAGCAAGAAAATTGGCAGTTATTGTATGGAACATGCTCGTAAAAGGACAAGCTTACAATCCACCAACTGAATACTTATTCTTGGATGAAAAAAGAAAATTGAAACTAGTCGCAAGGGTTAAAAAACAAATCAATAAATTTGAGTTGACTAGGGAAGAATTGGGATTTGTAACAAATTGA
- a CDS encoding virulence RhuM family protein, producing MSKENQNNDLQPINNFVIFKTESGKVNIDVFYQDKTLWLTQKTIAELFEKGRSTITEHLKKIFEDAELDEASVCRDFRHTAEDGKTYQTKYYNLRAITAVGYRVNSQRAIEFRKWATEILHEYIIKGFAMDDERLKQIKHFGEDYFEEMLERIREIRLSERRLYQKITDIYALSADYDNKSEITQHFFASVQNKLHWAITGKTAAEIIYTEADATKIYMGLKTWKQAPDGKILKSDVTIAKNYLNVEHLKALERIVTSYLDLAENRARNRQVMNMKDWDSFLVQFLELADYPILKDKGKISMLEAKLKAESEYDKFRVIQDQNYVSDFDKEMKKIIDKKKK from the coding sequence ATGAGCAAAGAAAATCAAAATAACGATTTACAGCCTATAAACAACTTTGTTATTTTCAAAACCGAAAGTGGCAAAGTAAATATAGACGTTTTTTATCAAGACAAAACACTTTGGTTAACTCAAAAAACAATAGCTGAACTTTTTGAAAAAGGACGTTCTACTATAACCGAACACCTTAAAAAAATATTTGAAGATGCCGAATTGGATGAAGCTTCAGTATGTCGGGATTTCCGACACACTGCCGAAGACGGTAAAACCTACCAAACAAAATACTATAATTTAAGAGCTATAACAGCGGTTGGTTACAGGGTAAACTCACAAAGAGCCATTGAATTTAGAAAATGGGCGACTGAAATTTTACACGAATATATCATCAAAGGTTTTGCTATGGATGATGAGCGATTGAAACAAATCAAACATTTTGGAGAAGATTATTTTGAAGAAATGTTGGAGCGAATCCGTGAGATTCGATTAAGTGAAAGACGTTTATATCAAAAAATTACGGACATTTATGCTCTATCTGCTGATTATGATAACAAATCGGAAATAACTCAACACTTTTTTGCTTCGGTTCAAAACAAGCTACATTGGGCAATAACAGGGAAAACGGCTGCTGAGATTATATATACAGAAGCAGATGCTACCAAAATCTATATGGGTTTAAAAACTTGGAAACAAGCCCCTGACGGAAAGATTTTAAAGAGTGATGTAACGATTGCTAAAAATTATTTGAACGTAGAGCATTTAAAAGCTTTAGAAAGAATAGTCACTTCTTATTTAGACTTAGCGGAAAACCGAGCAAGAAACAGGCAAGTAATGAATATGAAGGATTGGGATAGCTTTTTAGTTCAATTTTTGGAATTAGCGGATTATCCTATTTTAAAAGACAAAGGAAAAATATCAATGTTGGAAGCAAAGCTAAAAGCCGAAAGTGAGTATGATAAATTCCGTGTGATTCAAGACCAAAATTATGTTTCCGATTTTGATAAGGAAATGAAAAAAATAATAGACAAGAAAAAGAAATAG
- a CDS encoding Fic family protein, with the protein MELLPVEEIKINETKINRIDHLVKSIYRLIIYSRNHLDDDLLDTYLASVQELGELLTLKNAQMEAQNEEEAEEYLKNLKISLDFVIVEIITHNNFEKELQLFQLLRLVSPETNAIHPNRYRQTLVQIGGHICPNQNIVPQLVSELFYQMKSITNPIIRAIYFHHELIRIHPFVDGNGRVTRIAKNWMLMYDLYPPIFINDAPQKKEYIATLSKSFRELSNSPKKWNEHTENFFEQELNRLLVNATLLYETVNKIGLEREKTNKNHS; encoded by the coding sequence ATGGAATTACTACCAGTTGAAGAAATAAAAATCAATGAGACCAAAATAAATAGAATTGACCATTTAGTAAAGTCAATTTATCGACTAATTATATATAGCCGAAACCATTTGGATGACGACCTTTTAGACACATATTTGGCTAGTGTTCAAGAACTCGGAGAGCTTCTTACTTTGAAAAATGCACAAATGGAAGCTCAAAACGAAGAGGAGGCAGAGGAATATTTAAAAAACTTGAAAATATCGCTGGACTTTGTAATTGTGGAGATAATAACACACAATAATTTTGAAAAAGAATTACAACTTTTTCAACTTCTCCGTTTAGTTTCTCCTGAGACCAATGCCATTCACCCAAATCGTTATAGACAAACTTTAGTGCAAATAGGAGGACATATTTGTCCAAACCAAAACATCGTTCCGCAATTAGTTTCAGAACTTTTTTATCAAATGAAAAGTATAACAAATCCAATTATTAGAGCTATTTATTTTCATCACGAGTTAATAAGAATTCACCCCTTTGTTGACGGAAATGGACGAGTAACAAGAATTGCAAAAAACTGGATGTTGATGTATGATTTATATCCTCCAATATTCATTAATGATGCCCCACAGAAAAAAGAATACATTGCTACACTTTCAAAAAGTTTTAGAGAGCTGAGTAATTCGCCCAAAAAATGGAATGAGCATACTGAAAACTTTTTTGAACAAGAACTTAACCGTTTATTAGTTAATGCGACTTTACTTTATGAAACAGTAAATAAAATCGGACTAGAGAGAGAAAAAACAAATAAAAATCATAGCTAA